One Lycium barbarum isolate Lr01 chromosome 5, ASM1917538v2, whole genome shotgun sequence genomic window carries:
- the LOC132642809 gene encoding uncharacterized protein LOC132642809 — protein sequence MVRPILPRINGEYLCTSMPLAIGLFLSILALVALCAKHAKKPSKTSMSTHEKIKTNVCKIAPRLSPLGLPNKNNNKRVDEESGNPTGDVTGEVAGEEGLWQKAIIMGEKCQPPQFSGVLFYDPSGNRVSELPRSPRASNMSRYAC from the coding sequence ATGGTTCGTCCAATATTGCCAAGAATTAATGGTGAATATTTATGTACTTCAATGCCATTAGCAATTGGTTTATTTCTTTCAATACTAGCCCTTGTAGCGCTATGTGCTAAACATGCAAAAAAACCTTCAAAAACATCCATGTCCACACATGAAAAAATCAAAACTAATGTATGCAAAATTGCTCCAAGGTTGTCACCACTAGGACTCCCTAACAAGAATAACAATAAAAGAGTCGACGAAGAATCTGGCAACCCGACAGGAGATGTGACCGGAGAAGTAGCCGGAGAAGAGGGGTTGTGGCAAAAAGCAATTATAATGGGTGAAAAATGTCAGCCACCACAATTTTCAGGTGTTTTATTTTATGATCCTTCTGGAAATAGGGTTTCTGAACTTCCAAGATCACCAAGAGCCAGTAATATGTCAAGATATGCTTGCTaa
- the LOC132639891 gene encoding uncharacterized protein LOC132639891 produces MRSSYGLHIGYHKAWRSLQHVYNVIRGSPENNYTLLPQYLHMMKLRNRGTVANIKWTADNKFKYAFFAYGASIEGWKHCRPVMMVDATFLKSKYRGVLMVAVAKDGNNNIFPLAFGIADSENNESYRWFFRHVKKVFGTPKDLSILFDRHSSIATVIKELYPDT; encoded by the coding sequence ATGAGAAGTAGCTATGGCTTGCACATTGGTTACCACAAAGCATGGCGTTCCCTCCAACACGTTTATAATGTCATAAGAGGAAGCCCAGAAAATAACTACACACTtctaccgcaatatcttcacatgATGAAATTAAGAAATCGTGGAACAGTTGCTAACATCAAATGGACCGCTGACAATAAGTTTAAATATGCTTTTTTCGCGTATGGAGCATCAATTGAGGGTTGGAAACACTGCAGACCAGTAATGATGGTGGATGCAACCTTCTTGAAATCAAAATACCGCGGTGTGCTCATGGTAGCAGTAGCAAAAGATGGaaacaacaacatatttcctcTCGCATTTGGTATTGCAGACTCTGAGAATAATGAATCCTACAGGTGGTTCTTCAGACACGTGAAAAAGGTGTTTGGCACGCCCAAAGACCTATCAATTCTTTTCGATCGCCACTCGTCAATTGCAACTGTAATCAAAGAACTGTATCCAGATACCTAG